The Pelodiscus sinensis isolate JC-2024 chromosome 4, ASM4963464v1, whole genome shotgun sequence genomic sequence cagaagagtgagggaggatttgagagcagcctccaacttcctgaagggggttccaaagaggctggaaagaggctgttctcagtggtgacagatggcagaacgaggagcagtggtctcaagttacagtgggggggggggtctaggttggatattggggaaaactatttccctaggaggatggggaagcacggGCCTGGGTTCCCtacggagggggtggaatctccatcctgagAGGTTAAGTCttagcttgaccaagccctggctggagtGATTGAGTTGGGTTTGATCCCGCTTTGAGTGGGGGATTGGacttgatcttctgaggtctcttccaaccctcagATTCTCTGAATTGATTAAAGGGCACGAGAGTTGGTGGGGCGGCAGAGACGTCTTCAGACGGTCTTTCTCAATCAACGTGTTTCTTTCCTTTCCAGGGTTCTGTTGTATCTGGGCTCCATATTTACCAGCCTCCTCTTTCTCGTGGTGAATTTAACTTGTGCAATGCTCATTCATGGAGATGTCCCGGAGAGCCGGCTGAGATGGACTGTGTTTGTCCGGGCGCTAGTCAACGAGAGTCTCTTCATCCTTTGTGCCATTTCATTAGCTTGCTGTATGTGCAAACTTGCAAAGATGTCAACGGCAAATGTCTACCTCGAGTCCAAGGTAGGTAAAGGCCCTCTCAACATCACTGACTTTTATTTACTTCCACACATGGGGCGTTGATCCGAGATCGTGACCCCCATTGTTTTagatgctgcacaaacacagaacaaaaagactaGTCAAACTTTCAGTTTGGGCCCTTCTGTGTATTTGTGCTAAATGGCATGGCTTTTCCTTCCAGCACAACCACCTATTGTAATGGGGAAGCAGCAGAGGCCTTCAGGGAAACCTCTTCCCATTGAGCATTGAAGCTCTCTTACCCTGATGGTGAAAGCTCTTGCAACCCTCTTATTGGGTTAATTCAGGGCTTTCACCCACAGATCTGGGATCTTGTACTTTTCCCTGCTTCCGGGGTACAACAGAAGATCCTTATGCGTCACCACCTGGACCTCTTTCGTTTTTGCACACACTATTGAGCTGCTTGTAGCCATCTGGATGGTTTGTTGTGATCAGACATCAGTGACTTAATGTTGAGACATCTCATGGTCCCTGCAGTCGTCTGCTAACAGGACACCCGTAAACCAAATCCACTAGCAACCCACTGCAGTAACAACGCTCCAGCTGTCTGAAGGGTAAGCTGCCTTTCCCTATGTTATCTGGGGACGCAGAAGAGAGAATTTTCTCCTTTCTACAGACAGACTAGAACTGAAGAGAAACTTAAATGACctgcctgttctctctctctctctctcccttcctcccccacccctcccggccCTTCTTAATTCCTTTTCTCCTCAAAAATGGAACTGAATGTGCCCAATTCTCTTGGGTTCACCTTTTCTAGTAGGTAAAGAACCCTTGTGGCTCAACTGCTCGCTCCCGTTTTGGTGGGATTTCTGGTTGTAGCTTAAATGTTCCCTGAGGTCCCTTGATTTCCTTCTCCAATGCTGCGCATAGAAGCATATGCCACTCGGTCACAGGTAGCATCTCTTTGTTATGAGCTAACTTCCACCCTTTGCAGTTCTTGATGTGGTTCTTCAAGTGGTGGAACATGCCaaagcgcaccccccccccccccccccccagaactgcAGATGGTTCTGGGCCAGGCAAACTTGGTAACCAAGACTTGTGTTAGATGTCCAACCTGAGACCACTACTAGGTGGGCACTCGAAATCTGAGGTCCCTGCGAGTCTCTAGCCAGCTCTGATAACGTGGGCCAGTGGCTCTAGTGTTCGGCTGCTGGATCCTGTGACAAGCTTCGTGTCCGTCAGATGGCACTGCTTCATGGGCACTTCCTGGTGCCTTCATCTTGTACCTCTTCGTTCAGCTGCATAGACAGCGCTGCTGCTGGAATGCTGTGCCTAGGAGAAGTGACACGTGTGTTGCTTTCCATTGACACGCTTGAAAGTGTGGCTGTGATGCTGTTGCTCCGAGTTGCCGAGGCGAGTGAACTTTTCACGGGGGggagagttttagtttctttgTGGCCAGTTCAACTGCCGGCAGTTGCTCCAGTTCTTCAGCCGGGTCTTGCTGGAAAACATGGAACTAACATCTAACTTCTGGCTGAACATTCTGAGGCTCGACCATATTTtttggcaggctgctttttttttttgaggaaaccATTACAGAGGTGTCTGGGCAAGCGGCAATATGGGACAGTGAGGGCTCTGGGTGGCTGGCTTGGCTCTGTAGCATGGTCAGGCAGGGACTTCAATAGCCTTTGGAGACCTCCTGACTTCCTCTGCTCAGAGTTAGTTCAGTCTGACTGAGACTGGAACTGTGCACATGGTCTGTAATCTGAGTGGCTGCTCCATcgcttctcccttcctctccccagcagcaTTCTTGCCAGAGGGATTGCTCGTCCTTGGAGCCAAGGAGTCTCATAGTCAAAGAGCTTTCCAGAAGGTTGCTGCTTCGTCAGAACTCTAGCGCTCTTTGCAGTGTGTGGCTGGGCTCAAACTCCAGCACTTACAAGAATGGGAAATTGGGGTTTTCACGCTGATCACGGCTGGCTCCGTTCACTGGGTGTCAAATCAGTGGCAATATCGTATCCTAAATTAAGACCAAACCCCACTGGTGTGTTGGTGTAACCAAGCAACAGCTGTCCAGATGCCCTAGCTGTAGAACTGTTTGCTAAAACTAACGGCTAGCCCCCACCTGCAGAACACTAGAATAAGCTTTTGACACGGTCTCCCACAACGTTCTTGCCACAAGTTAAGGAagtctggattggataaatggactgtaaggtggatagaaagctggctagattgtcaggcccaatgggtagtgatcgaCGGTtctgtcaggttggcagtcggttactggcagagtgccccaaggataagtctcggcttgacaaagccctggctgagttgatttagttgggattggtcctgcctagagcagggggctggacttgatgaccttttgaggtctcttcagctctatggttctagggccggttttgttcgtctttattaatgacctggatgaggggatggattgcaccctcagcaagtttgcagataacactaagctgggggaaaggtagatacgctggagggcaggtatagggtccagagtgacctagacagattggaggattgggccaaaagaaatctgaggttcatCAAGGACAAGTGGAGAGTCctcccttgggacggaagaatcccaagcattggtacagggtggggaccgactggctaagtagcagttcagcagaaaagggcctggggattacagtggatgagaagctggatatgagtcaacagtgtgtccttgtagccaagaaggccaatagaatattaggatgcattaggaggagcatttccagcagatccagagaagtgattattcccctttaatcagtgctggtgaagccacatctagAGCATtacgtccaattctgggccctcccactacagaaaggatgttgacatattggagagggtccagcagagggcaaccaaaatgatgagggggctggagcacatgacctatgaggagaggctgagggatttggggtttagtctgcagaagagaagagtgaggggggatttgatagcagccttcaacttcctgaagggaggttccaaagaggatggagagaggctgttctcggtaatGACAGATGgccgaacaaggagcaatggtctcaagttacggtgggggaggtctaggttggatattaggaaaaactatttccctaggagggtggggaagcactgggatgggtttcctagggacggtggtggaatctccatccctagaggtttttttgtCTTGGCTTGAcacagctctggctgggatgacttagttgggattggtcctgctttgggcgggaggctggacttgactcctgaggtctcttccagccctgggattgtaTAACCTTCCCAGTGATTTGACTGTGTTTGTCAAGATTCCACTTCACTTCTCTTCCGAAAGTTCAGCAGGAACCAGCCATGTGGAATTGGACTATTGCAGCCGACTTGCTACCAGCTCAGTATGAGGGTCTTACCCAGGCTCTACCTAAAATATTTAAAGCTAGTGTAATGTGTGGCGCATGCATAacatcctattttttttttttttacatgggaAGTTTTTGTTCCAACAGTCTGTTACATTATTTTTTTAACGTCTCTCGCTTCCTCCCATTCTTAGGGCACATCAGTCTGCCAGGCTATCCTCGTTGGGTCTGTGGTGGTTCTTCTGTACTCTTCAAGGGCTTGCTATAATCTGGTGGCAGTGGCCATATCGCCAGAGAATGTTCCTAGCCCGTTTAATTACGGGTGGGACAACTTTTCAGATAAGGTAACTAGTCCTATTAATGGGGGAGGGATGCTAGAGAAACATGGCTAACAAGAAAAATCCAATGCTCTAGACTTGTAAGATCTTGCTAACACTGTAGTGGTGTCCTAAACTCCCATACTCCTGAGACGATTGTAGCCCGCCAGCTCTGATAGGAATATAATGCCAAATACGACACTTTTGCTGTCTACGACAATCTCCGTTGATAGAAGGGCTTAACCCTAAGGACTCTGAGATGCCCAGGGAAATCTCACCTGAGAATACGTTTGAAAGACTTGACTTCCAAGCATTCACCCCATGGCTACTTTCTTAGGCTGACCTCTGAACGTTAGATGTCTGTGGCAACAGCTTCCATACCTGTGTGTTCCAGGGAACAGCTAGTAACGTGGGACTAGCCGCAATAGTAAGATGCAGTGAATGGGATTTGCTTGCCCCATATCTAAACACTCCTCAGTTGCACAAGGTTAAATCTCAATGAGATCTCTGCCTAACGCCAAACAGTGGGCTTCTACTGGCGAGTGCACGCAGGCAGAGCTGGTATGATGGCACTAACCTAGCTGTCAGTCTATTGCAGCTTAGTAAGGTCAGTCTAGGTCCTGAGTAATGGTCCCTgtaaccttttccatccatgtgcagaataattgtacgtgcatgtgcaccaccagtagaaacaacacTTAgcagtgggcgctctgctaatcagctggggggcATTGGACTCTCTCCCGAGTGACCGCACAAGCgcacggcttacagggaacactggtcacaagCTTCTGACCAGCCAAGAACTGCATGGACACGCTCAGCTGAAATGTGTAGCTGCTGGTGTTGGCTCTTCAGTGCCCTCGCTGGCCCACTTTTGTGAGTCAGTCTGGCAGTTGTGGGGTGTGATGCTAATCAGAACTCtctacagcaagggtgggggccagatgtggtcccTGAATTGCCTGGATGTgcccctaaggctcagggctccctcccagtgttggggaacctgtgctgatgctccagcagctggagcacaaaatctactagcctaggcctcCTAGCcttgggtgtgtgaggggaatgtggggaggccCTTTCGCCTTCACACttacatggcccccgactgagaagaggagtttttgtttgttttggttctcACTTTTGtgagcccctccccaaccctgccacaggtcagcggcccccaacccaaaaaaggctcctgaCCCCGCCCTGTTCCCCAGACTTGAAATCCAGAACAGATTCTGTGCACTGCATCCTAGTGTGTTCCTTGGAATCCTGTCTCTGGGGCAAATCTCACAGGCCGGGAGTATCTTTTTTTGAAAGGtgctgttttaaaaatgtaactttctgGGCTTAACCATCACCGCTGTGTCCACAGGTGCGTGCGGAAGAAGTCAGTGGTGAGGAATACGTGGTGTTCGGAGTGGTCCTTTTTCTCTGGGAGCTTGTGCCGACTAGCTTTGTGGTGCTGTTCTTCCGGGCTCAGAGGCGAACGCAGAACTTGGTAGGATATGAACGAATTGCTCTAGGGCTCAGAAGTTTTTCACGTTGCTCTTTGCACGTGGAACGAGTCCAGTTTTACTCTAGTTAAATCACTCTTTTGgtagtgggggggaaaaaaaactctgAAAAGAGGCTAGGTGCtttgaggaggggggaaaaaggtgggtttttgtggggttttttgtttgttgtttttttgttttgtttttttaatcaacaGACACCAGCTGGCATGATAAACAGTCATAGTTACAACTCCAGAGCGTACTTCTTTGACAATCCAAGGCGGTACGACAGTGATGACGACTTGCCAAGACTCAGTGCCAGAGAGGGAGGAAGGTAGGTTCTCTGAGCTGTCCGAATAGCGGGAGAATCTGTCTGTCTGCGAAGGAGCCAGCACCTGCTTTTGTTTTAAGCTAAAGCATTTCCCCTTGCCAAGGGGACCCTAGACGATCAAGTAAGGCCGCTCATAACCTAAGCTTTGGCGAATGTGACTGACCTGAGAACTTACCTCTATGAAAATCATGGATTTTGGCAACCGGTGTTAAGCACCAATGTCCGTCTTGGCCTTTTTTGCATGCTTAAAACCAGAGACATTCGTTTAAATtgcatagagcagtgtttcttaaacttaagaccgaggaacactgaacaattttttttgaggaacaccaaggatttttttgtttagcAAAAAGAGGGgcggagggaggcagggaaaagtctttgggggggaggggaagtcgcCTGCCTCATTAGGGGTGGCCAATCTTAGCAGGGCCTGTAGTGTTCTCCCACTCAGGCTGAAACCGGGGCActttccctgagcccctcttggCAGGATGGGTGGTGTAGAAATACCGACAATCCTAGAAATTCCAAGGGAACGTGTCCTTTTTAATGCTCAGTTGGTGACACCCTGTCAGAAAAGGTCTGATCCTTTTTAGGTGCCAATATCAACCCTGTGAAAATTAAGGACCTGCTAAGCTAGCTGGGTACCTAAAATCACTAGAAAAAGTAAAGCCCTGGACAGATTCCTAGCTGAAGCCACTCTTTAAACTCCTGTTTGTACTGGAGTGTGAATACAACCCTGGATGGACTCAACGCCTGTCCCTAACCTGTCTTTCCCATTTCTTCTCTCCAAAGTGCGGCTCCCGCTCAGTGCTCCAGCTGGTATGGCACGCTGACTGGGAGCGATAGCTGTACGGTAATTCCTTACCTGAGCGGACCCAAGCCTGACACCGCCCCGCTGATCTTCACGTGCAGTGACCTGGAAGCAAATCatcaccacagcttgtactccaccCCGCAGAACTGACGAGCCCGCCAAAGTTGGCTTCTCCTTGGAGGGGGCTTTCGTGGATGGCCGAGCATTTTCCAAACATCGAACTCCATCCACACAAACATTCCATTCTCTCTTGCAGCTGGAAACCAGGCCCTGGATGTTTTAAGCTGCGTGCAGTAGGTAGAACGGTTACTCATGGTACGACGTAGCAGAAGGAAAGTGACAAATCTCTGGgagcttttgggggggggaggggaaacgggAGGGGGATCAAGTCTTCTCAAGATGCTCATTGGCAGCTAGCAGCACCAGAGCTGACTCGCTAGACCAACATCAAATGCATATTTGCACTTTTTATCTGCACATTCTGAAGGAACCGACTGCACTCAACTTCCCGTCGGGACGGCCTGCCTCTGTTCCGTGCTCCTCCTTTGAATTGCACgtccggctctgggagggggcagtcGTCCTGCAAAGACTGGAATGTTGATACACACACTGTAACTTGCGTCCAGGACAGTCGCCCTCTTCAGACACACTGGGTGAGATCCACACTAACGAAGAAAGCTACCTAATGTGTAATGTGCCATATTCACACGATACAAATTGGGTCTCTGCTGGGGATGCGGACTCACTCCAACTCGGCCTTCGTGCCAGCGGACTACAAAAATACGTTTAGCAGACCTGTGGGTGTCGTAGTGTTAAAGGCCTTCACGGATGTCCCTGAACTGTAACGGTTGCGGCTCTTCAACAGAAAAACGCCACTCGGTGAGCAGAAGAACTAGCTTCTTTCCAAGTTTGTGGAGCGAGCATTTGGCAAAGGAGCCATGTTCCTTGCCTGGGTGGCTCCTACAAGCAAACCCAGCCATGAGTCCGGAGAAGAGTTGGGACAAGAATCTTGTTTTGGCCCAAACCAATCCCTAACGTGGCTTCTTTCATACTAGGCTCTGTTCACTGCCTTCCTCACTGGAGTCAGTGTTTCCTCGGCCTTGGGTGGAGTAGCAATTTTATCTTTAACCTGACTAGAAACGAGAGGTCATCCTTTGAACAGGAAAACCATCTTTGTGGCAGCGTTTGTCAGCTGGAAATCGCGACGCCTGCAGCATGGTACCTGTAGGGCGGTATGTAGGACTGCCTCCAAACATCCAGTTCTCCTGTCCTTGCACACGGGGCCTGAGGAATGAGTCCCAGGACATTCCacggaagggggtggggaagtaaCGCAACGTGACCTGAACTAGGGGACTGCCGTTAAAGGGATGGGGAGATCTTGGTATCG encodes the following:
- the GPR137C gene encoding integral membrane protein GPR137C, which gives rise to MRGTVPAPPGAMPAIPYPVELGLTVLHTALYAALFLFAYLQLWLLLCYGERRLGYRPLCLFLCLLWAALRTVLFSCYLQNSLRAAPLQHQPLPHWLLFCLPGCLLFASLCLLNLYFAEVIFKVKCAAEFNKYKVLLYLGSIFTSLLFLVVNLTCAMLIHGDVPESRLRWTVFVRALVNESLFILCAISLACCMCKLAKMSTANVYLESKGTSVCQAILVGSVVVLLYSSRACYNLVAVAISPENVPSPFNYGWDNFSDKVRAEEVSGEEYVVFGVVLFLWELVPTSFVVLFFRAQRRTQNLTPAGMINSHSYNSRAYFFDNPRRYDSDDDLPRLSAREGGSAAPAQCSSWYGTLTGSDSCTVIPYLSGPKPDTAPLIFTCSDLEANHHHSLYSTPQN